A window of the Budorcas taxicolor isolate Tak-1 chromosome 8, Takin1.1, whole genome shotgun sequence genome harbors these coding sequences:
- the LOC128052178 gene encoding LOW QUALITY PROTEIN: olfactory receptor 13C7-like (The sequence of the model RefSeq protein was modified relative to this genomic sequence to represent the inferred CDS: deleted 1 base in 1 codon), translating into MERTNWTDIEFILQGLSEYPRAEKLLFVMCLLMYLVILLGNSTLIILTLLDSHLHTPMYFFLCNLSFLDIWYTSSFIPSMLIHFLSEKKTISFTRCVVQMSVSYTMGSTECVLLAVMAYDRYIAICNPLRYPIIMNKALCIQMAALSWGLGFFTHNALTETILAVQLPFCGKNVINHFVCEILAFVKLACTDVSLNEITIMLGNVIFLFVPLLLICISYIFILSTVLRINSAEGRKKAFSTCSAHIMVVTVFYGTILFMYMKPKSKDAAFDKLIALFYGIITPMLNPIIYSLRNTEVHSAMRKLIARLVLEERMRNLHL; encoded by the exons ATGGAAAGGACCAATTGGACTGACATTGAGTTCATTCTACAGGGACTTTCTGAGTATCCAAGAGCAGAAAAACTCCTTTTTGTGATGTGTTTGTTGATGTACCTGGTGATTCTCCTGGGGAACAGCACTTTGATCATCCTCACCCTCCTGGATTCCCACCTTCACACCCCTATGTACTTCTTTCTCTGTAATCTTTCCTTCCTTGACATTTGGTACACATCTTCCTTTATCCCCTCAATGCTGATACACTTTCTGTCGGAGAAAAAAACTATCTCCTTCACTAGATGTGTTGTTCAAATGTCTGTCTCTTACACAATGGGGTCAACAGAGTGTGTACTTCTAGCAGTGATGGCATATGACCGTTACATAGCCATCTGCAACCCTCTGAGATACCCTATCATCATGAACAAGGCACTTTGTATTCAGATGGCAGCTCTCTCCTGGGGACTGGGCTTTTTC ACGCACAACGCATTGACAGAAACAATTCTTGCAGTACAGTTGCCCTTCTGTGGAAAAAATGTCATCAATCATTTTGTTTGTGAAATATTGGCTTTTGTCAAGCTAGCTTGCACAGATGTATCCTTGAATGAGATTACTATCATGTTGGGCaatgtaatatttttgtttgttccaTTACTGTTGATTTGTATCTCCTACATTTTCATCCTTTCTACTGTACTAAGAATCAATTCagctgaaggaagaaaaaaggcttTTTCCACCTGCTCAGCCCACATAATGGTGGTGACTGTGTTTTATGGGACAATCCTCTTCATGTATATGAAGCCAAAGTCCAAAGACGCTGCTTTTGACAAACTGATTGCCCTGTTCTATGGAATAATCACACCGATGCTCAATCCTATCATCTATAGCCTGAGGAATACAGAAGTGCATAGCGCTATGAGAAAATTGATAGCTAGACTGGT